The nucleotide sequence ATTAAACATCGTAAATCTGGTGAAATTCCAGCTGGTGCTACGGTTGCGGCTGTCTTAACAGGAAACGGCTTGAAAGATCCACAAACAGCGATTGACCAAATTGCGAAAAAGCCAGTTGTTCTGCCAAATGAAGAAAAAGCTGTGTTTGATTTTATCCAAGGAGTGGTTCGTGCATGAGTACGCCGGTAACAATGAAAGTACCGGCCAGCACGGCCAACCTCGGGCCGGGGTTTGATTCCCTCGGCCTTGCTTTAAATTTATATTTAACATTGGAAATCACGCCAGCTTCTGAATGGCACTTTGAACACCGGTCTCCGATGCTTGCCGGTTTGCCGAATGATAAAACGCATCTCGTTTACCAGGCGGCCGAGAAAACGGCGAATGCTTACGGTGGCACTTTACCGCCTTTGCACATCGTGATGGACAGTGAGATTCCGCTTGCCCGCGGACTTGGCAGCAGCGCAGCAGCTATTGCGGCCGGCATTGAACTGGCAGATCGGTATGCGGATTTGCAGCTGTCTGATCAGGAAAAGCTAAAGATCGGCAATCAAATGGAGGGGCATCCTGATAATATTGGGGCGTCTCTGTTTGGCGGCATGGTCGCAGGCGTTTCGTTCGGCGAAGAAGCTGATATTGTGCAGCTTCCTGTTCCTGATGTAGATGTGGTCGTTCTCATTCCATCTTATGAAGTGAAGACGAGTGATGCACGAAGCGTTCTGCCAGACAGCTTCACGAGACAAGAAGCGGTAGAAGCGAGCGCGGTGGCCAATGTCCTTCTTGCGGCGTTATCTGCTGGCAATTATGAGCTTGCTGGCAAGCTCATGGAGAAAGATCAATTTCATGAGCCTTATCGGTTGCAGTTGATTAAGGAATTGCCGGAAGCGAGAAAGCTTGCACATGAAGCAGGGGCGTATGCCACGGTTATTAGCGGAGCAGGCCCGACAATTTTAACATTTGCGCCAAAAGGAACAGCATCTGATATCCTGTCGGTGTTCCGTGATCAGTTCACGGATTGTGAGGTTAAGCAGCTTGATTTTCATACAGGTCAAATCCAGTATACATAAAGCATAGCTTAACGGACTAAATCCCCGATCGCAGAGAGGAAAACCACTCTGCAATCAGGGGATTTTTGTGTACAAGCGATTTTATACAGATTGTGCCGGTTTGTTATCAAGAGTAACAATTGATTCTTTTGGAAAATAGCATCTTGGCTAAAATTAAGCGCTAAAAAGCCAAGAAGCTGAGAACACGCATCCTACAAGCAGCCGGGCAACAGAGAAAAAAGAGCCGCCGGCTGCATCGACCACAAAGCCAATGGACAGTGGCGCTGCGAATCCAGCGAGCTGCCCGCCAACAGATTTAGGGAAGCGTTTTAACGTAAGTGCATGGATAAGAAGAGTAATCGTCGTTAAGAAGAATGGCAAAATGGATTGATAAATAATAAACACGATTCCACTTTTTAGCAATCAAGTCGTTTGAAAATCTAAGCTTTATTCAAATCTTATTGAAGCTCTCTCACTCTGATCAAAACGATAAAAATCAATTGTATAATCATCATCAGAAGAACTAACTGTTTTGAGCTTGCATCAGTTCATATATCTTACGGGCAGTGTTGACATTTCTTACCGTAATTTGTTTGTATATCTTTGATCCGATGATCTTTGTCTTTCCACTTTTGGTTACATTTTCTTGTCAACCGACCATAGAATCGCGCCGGGGACATATTTCACTGTGTCGATATTTGGTTTAATAACCAGCTTCTCAAGTACCGATTCATCATCGATTTCATCCCATAAAAACATGACATCACTCGTCATGTTTTTATCATTTTTCCATGTGTCAGGAATAGCGTTCATAATTCCTCTGACATCATCGACACTACGAACTACTACTTTAATTTGTAATTGGAAATCATTATAGATTGCTTCTTCCAAAATACGTGATAGTTCAGTTTTTGATAGGCTATTGTGTGAAAAAATAATGTTACCTGTATTGATGTATGTCACTACGTCATTCATCCCGACGTGCTCAAATGTTTGTTTAAGCAGCTTCATGTCAATTTTATTCTTTCCACCCACATTAATCCCCCGCAGAAGAGCAATATAAACCATAACCATCATCCTTTTCACTTTTTATATAAATCTATTACAGTCTTAGTCACTTTTTATTCTCCGCTAATTGCTTCGATTCCTTTTTCTTAATCGCCCTGTTCTTTAATTCAATGGCTCTATTATACTTGAGCGTTGATTTTCATTGCAGGGGCGGTCCGTGAGCCTCGACGTCGTATGTACTTCTACGGGGCTCACAAGGACTCTCTTTTCCGTTACGATCAACAATAGAAAAAACAACCTTTAGCTTTAACAGAGCCTATTAAAAAATTGGTATGAATACATCAAATCGGGCAAGATTTCCGGGGGATGAGTATTTTACCGCCGTTATGTTGAAAAACTCGTACGTTTAATGAAAAATTGTTCACTTAATGAACACACACTCGAAGAGACAGTAGTCTAAACAGGCAGGACATTTTGTCGGTGTGAAGAATATACCCTATACAAATGTGTACGTACGACTCCATAGAAAAAAACTCAATTGCCCATACTGTAAACAATACGCAACCTCTTGATTCCTGTTCGTTTTGTCTCAGAAGTAAAGAAGAAGAGATTAGAAAGTTAGCTATGGGACCAGGAGTCTCTATATGCCGTGAATGTTTGGGAAGTGATTAAATCACATTCTGCTGTAATTTAGATGGTGTTCTGCTTGAATAAGGCAAGGGAAACTTTTAGTTGTACGGGTTTTCCTCTATTCCCATTCAGTTATCGATCATAATATTTAAAATAGCCTAAATAATAAAGAAAGATGGTTGACAATAAATGTGAATCGGTTATAATTGAAATTGAAATTCATTCTCATTACCCCCTCTTTTAATGAGACTGAAGCATTGCTGATATGTGTGAGAAGGCAGTACGTTTAACGTGCTGTCTTTTCTTTTTTATGAAACGGATTGCATCTGCTGGGCTCGTATCGTAATGTTATAAGAGGCTGCTAAGCTCCTGTTAAAGAAAGGAAGGGAAACATGAATAAAAAGGTACAGGGGGATTCCCGTTTCAAAATAGCTAAAAAAGAAGCGTGGATAGGAATCTTGTTAGTCGTTTTTAATTTTATTTGGTGGTACGGTTTTGCATATGGTCTTGGCAGTGGTCCAGCTGAAAATTACAGCTTCATCTTCGGACTTCCAGCTTGGTTTTTTTTCAGCTGTGTAGTAGGCCTTATTGTAATGATTTTTCTCGTAGCCTTTACAGTAAAATACTTCTTTAAAGAAGTACCGTTTGATGAAGAAGGTGAGAAGCGATGAATATGTCGGTAATTTGGCCGCTTGTTGTGTTTCTTGTACTGATTTTTTTAGTTGGGATTTATGCCTCAAGGCATGTGCAAAGTTCGTCCTCATTTATTCAGGAATATTTTTTAGGCAGCCGCGAACTGGGGGGATTTATTCTTGCCATGACGATGGCGGCGACGTATGGAAGTGCCTCCAGTTTTTTGAGTGGTCCTGGAGCCGCTTATAATTATGGGCTTTCCTGGGTGCTGCTGGCGATGAGCCAGGTGGCTACCGGGTATTTTGTTTTGATGATTCTTGGAAAGAAGTTTGCTATCATGGCGAGAAGGTATCAGGCCGTAACCCTTGTGGACTTTTTATTTGCCCGTTATAAAAGTCAGCTTGTTGTTATATTGGCCGCACTCAGCATTATTATTTTCTTATTTTCTGCTATGGTGGCCCAATGGATTGGCGGAGCACGGCTTGTAGAGTCACTTACGGGTCTTTCCTATACTACCGCCTTAATAATTTTCGCAGCCTCTGTCTTAATTTATGTGGTAATTGGCGGATTTCGTGCAGTAGCAATTACTGATATGGTTCAGGGCCTTATTATGGTTGCTGGTACAGTGATTTTATTTGTGGCTGCTTTGAAGGCCGGTGGAGGCATGGAGAAGATTATGATGACTCTCGGAGCAGAAAATCCCAATCTATTAAGCCCCTATGGAAATGATCGCAGTCTAACACCGCTTTATGTTTCATCTTTTTGGGTGTTGGTCGGCATAGGTGTTGTTGGCTTGCCACAAGTAGCTGTCAGAGCAATGAGTTATAAAGACGCCAAGGCCATGCACCGTGCGCTGATTATCGGCACCATCGTGGTAGGGGTGATTATGCTCGGCATGCACTTGATTGGAGTGATGGCGCGCGCAATTATTCCTGGTGTGACAATAGGCGATAAGGTAATGCCTGAACTGGCAATGACCATAATGCCAGACTGGCTGGCCGGCATTGTTCTTGCGGCCCCGATGGCGGCGATTATGTCTACGGTAGATTCTTTGCTTCTGCTCGTATCAAGTGCGGTTGTAAAAGATTTATATTTGCACTTTATTAATAAAGAGGCAGAAGAAAAGAAAGTGAAAAAGCTAAGCTTTATTGTGACGACAATTATTGGAGTGGTTGTTTTTATCGTTGCTCTACAGCCTCCTGATTTAATTATCTGGCTCAATTTATTTTCATTCGGCGGTCTTGAAGCTGTATTTATCTGGCCGGTTGTTTTAGGCTTGTATTGGCAGCGGGCAAACGGAGCAGGAGCAGCATCCGCAATGATTACAGGTATGGTCTCCTATATTCTTTTTAATACGTTTTACCCCAATGCATTTGGGATGCATACAGTGGTTTTGCCCATTTTGTTATCACTTGTCACATTTATAGCGGTCTCTTTATTGAGCGGACGTTCCAATTGGAAGCAGGCCTAGATATAATCTGGGCCTGCTTCTGTTTTTATAATCATGTCAGCCCATTGGCATGCGTCTTGATAACAGGCCAATAATACCCGTTCCTCCATTTGCATTTCATGGCTGATTTCACTGACAGCTGTCCAATGTCCTCTCTCCATTTCCACTATCAAATGAAGCAGCTGAAAAAGTGTCCCGTCTTCAAAGAGAAGGGCTTCTTTTATTTTTTCATCAACCGGCAAATCTTGAAGGAGCACTTCTATTGGCTTATTGATGAAAACGTCAATCATCGAGAGCATGCCTAAGAGAAAAAACAGAGATGAAGGTTCATCGTGAAGGTAGCATAAGGCAAGTAATTCTAACGTTTTTGCCCGCACCAAAGAAACACGGATGACCTCCTCTGAACACATCGAATCAGACGAGCTGAACATCATCACAAACAGCCACTTTTTTAATTCATCAAGACCAATAAGCATAATGGCTTGATGAATCGTTTTTATTTTTTTCTTTGAATAAAAACAGTCCGGTTGAGCAGCTTTAATAACTTATAGGAAAGAGACAAGTCTGCTTCAATAAGTTTGGCTATTTTATAAACGTTAGGTTCGGAACTCATGACTTCATGCAAAATAACAAAGTAGCGTCCTGAAAACTGGGGGATGGATTTAGCGCTGATAATTGTAGGCTCAGCAAAGAAGAATCCTTGGAATAAGTCGAATCCTTCATCCAGCGCTTCTTGTAAATGTTCCCTTGTTTCTACTTTTTCTGCGAGCCATATAAGAGGAAGGCCAGCCATGTCCCGTTTCATTTTGTCTCTCTCAGCTTTGGCCGTATCAAGAAAATCCACCTTGATAATATTCGCATATTGTATCAGTTCCTTATTTTCGTCTCTTAAAAGGAAGTCATCAAGAGCGAGAGTATAGCCTTTTGCCTTTAATTCCTTGCAAGCAGCCTTTATTCCGGCAGTTGTTTCTATTTCTTCTAATAGCTCAATGACAATTTTTTCTGCCGGCAAAATTTCAGGAAAATGCTGCAAAAGCAAATTTTCTGTGAAGTTGATATATACTTGTTTTCCTCTGGAAAGCTTATCGAGTCCAATGTTTAAGAGACTGTTCGCTAATACTTCGATCGTTGCTTCATCACCGTTTATTGACGTTCCAGGATGTTTGCCGTCACTGTCGCGGTAGAGCAGCTCGTAAGCAACTGTTTGTTCTTTTCGATTAAAAATTGGTTGCCTGGCTACATGCACAGTCATTGATCTCACCCCATCTATTACTACTTTGTTCATAACCTATAGGTAAAAAGATACAATCATTAGGAAGATTTGTCTATAAATACCTATAAAAATTTGGAAAATCTATTTTTATCAAAGTGAGACGACCATCAGGCTTATAAAAATAAAAAAATTCAAACAAAGGGTTGACTTTTTATATAAAATTAGAATATGATGTATTACAACAAAACAAAGAACGACTTATAACAAGTGTTGACGAAGAAGAGTAGCTTTAATGAATGCTTCAGAGAGCTGATGGTTGGTGCAAATCAGTGCAAACATTTTAGTGAATGGCCTTCCGAGCTTCCGTACCGAACTCCTTTCGATAGTAGGCTGCGGCGAACGTCTTATCGTTACAAAAGACAGGCATTCAAGCAATAAGCTTCGATGCTCTCAGAGTGGACTGCACGAACCGCAGTCAATAAAGGTGGCACCACGGCTCCCCGTCCTTTGCGATAGGGGGCTTTTTGTGTTTTTTAAATTTATAGGTAAATTCATTGACGAAGAAGAGTAAGTTTGTGACGCGCGCAACAGAGAGCCGGGAAGGTGAGAGCCGGTGCCGCATATCAGGCTGAATGGACTTCGGAGAGGCAGCAGGAAATGGCTGCCCGGCTTCCACCGTTATCAGGACCCGGACGGGATAGAACATTTTCGTCTGGATGAAGAGGAAGCTTTTTAGCTTCAATGCGAGGTGGCACCGCGGTCAATCCGTCCTCCGCAGCAGTGATACATTCACTTGCTGCGGAGGATTTTTTATTTTTATTAAACAATCAAGAGGTGAAAGGGAAATGAAAACAACGGAAAAAATGAATTATAAATTAAGGGAAATGGAAGGCGATATGCTGACGCCGATCATGCTTTATCATCAAATGCAAGGAGAAAAAAAATTTCTGCTTGAAAGCTCCTATAAGCATGAACAAAGTGGTCGGTACTCTTTTCTTGGAATGAATCCAGCAGCTGAATATAAAGCAGTTGGTCAGGAGATAGAACGAATCAATCACCGCACAGGAACGAGTGAATCGTCTTTCGGCCACAGTCTTCATCAATTAAAAGAAATGCTTTCTAACAGAGGAACAGCTGAACAACCTTTCCCTTTCTTTGGGGGCGGGATTGGGTATATCGGGTACGATGTTATGTTTTTAGATGAGCATATCGGTGAATCGCTAGAAGACGAACTGGAAATGCCGGATGTTCACTTTATGTTTTACGATACAATTATCATTTATGACCACTTGTTGCAGAAAGTAACACTTGCCGCAGTTGACCTGTTCGGTGACCGGTCAGAGAAGGAGCTGGAAGAAACGTTATTGAATTTGGAAAATTGCGTAAACGGCGCGAGCCAGCCAAAGCAGACGGAAGTGCTAGATCATCTTTCATTTGCTGGCAATGTGGATAAAGAGCAATTCAGCCAACTGGTTGAAACAGCCAAACAGCATATTATTCGCGGAGACATTTTCCAGGTAGTCCTTTCCCAGCGACTGAAGGCAGCATTCGAGGGCAATCCGTTTTCGCTATACCGGCGTTTACGAACATCCAATCCTTCGCCTTATATGTTTTATATTGATTTTAATGAATATACGGTATTAGGGGCTTCGCCTGAGAGCCTTATACGGATTAATGGTCGGGAAGTTACAACCAACCCAATAGCCGGTACAAGGCCACGAGGAGTAAATGAAGAGGAAGATACAGCGCTAGAACGGGAACTGCTTAATGATGAAAAGGAAATAGCTGAACATCGAATGTTGGTAGATTTAAGCCGTAATGACCTTGGCCGGGTATGTAAAATTGGGAGCGTTCATTTATCTAAATATCAGAAGATTGAAAAATATAAGCATGTCATGCATATTGTCTCGGAAGTAACAGGAGAACTAAAGGAGGAAATTCATCCCCTTGAAGCGCTGTCAGCTTGCCTGCCTGCCGGAACAGTATCGGGTGCGCCAAAAATCCGGGCGATGCAAATTATTAATGACTTAGAGTCAACGAAGCGCGGCTTGTACGCCGGAGCAGTCGGCTATATCTCATCAAATGGTGATCTCGATTTTGCCCTTGCGATCCGGACGATGATTGTGAAAGGCAACCAAGCCTATGTTCAGGCAGGAGCCGGTATCGTGTATGATTCCATTCCGGAAAAAGAATATGAAGAAACAATGCATAAAGCAAAAGCATTGCTGGAGGTAAAATAATGATCCTACTCATTGATAACTACGATTCCTTTACGTATAACTTGTATCAGCAAATCGGTTCTTTAGGAAAAAATGTACGGGTCATCCGCAATGATGAAATGACACTCGCAGAGATTGAAGCCCTTGAACCGGAAGCTATCGTATTATCACCCGGTCCCGGCACACCGGAGGAAGCAGGCATTTGTATCGACGTGGTTCGCAGCTTCTTCCACCGGATTCCGATCCTTGGCATTTGCCTGGGGCACCAGGCGATTGCGGCTGCATTCGGGGCGAAAATCAAGCCCGCAAAAACGATTAAGCACGGAAAAATCTCACTCATTAAGCATAACGGCAAAGGGATGTTTCAGGCGCTAGCTGGCCCAGTTCCTGTCATGCGGTATCATTCGCTTTCTGTTGATCAAGAGTCGCTTCCAGAAAAGCTGGAGGTACTCGCCACATCTGCGGACGATGAAGAAATTATGGCGATTCGCCATCGAGAGTACCCCGTGTACGGGTTGCAATTTCATCCTGAATCCATCGGAACAAAAGCAGGAACGGATATGATTCAGCAATTTTTCCGTCAGTACCGAAAGGAGAAGAACATGAAACAATACTTACTGAAATTGTCCGATCACCAGTCACTGCAGGAAACAGAAATGGAGGCGGCCATTGAAGAAATCCTGCAGGAGGATGCAACAGACAGCGAAATTGCCGCTTTCCTCGTTGCTTTAAAGGCAAAAGGGGAAACGGTGGAAGAGATTGCTGCGCTTGTGAATGTGTTGAGACAAAATGCACTTGGTATAGGGAAGCAACTGCCGGGCGTAATGGACAATTGCGGAACCGGTGGAGATGGCTCGCAAAGCTTTAATATCAGCACGACATCGGCTTTTGTATTAGCAGGTGCGGGAGTAAAAGTAGCGAAGCATGGCAACCGTAGCGTATCGAGCAAAACAGGCAGCGCTGATGTATTAGAGCATCTCGGCATTTCTCTTGATTACTTAGAAGGGGAAACAGATGAGCTTCTGGAAGAGAACGGCATCGCCTTTTTATTCGCGCCCCACGTTCATCCGAGATTAAAAAAGATTATGAAAGTCCGCCGGGATTTAAAAATTCCAACGGTTTTTAACTTAATCGGTCCATTAACAAATCCGGTCCATCTTGATACCCAACTGCTCGGTATTTATCGCCGGGATATGCTGGAGATGATGGCCAACGTGCTGAATCGTCTTGGAAGAAAGCGAGCGGTTGTGCTAAATGGAGCAGGTTTTATGGATGAAGCTTCTTTAGCAGGGGAAAATCATTTGATTTTACTTGAATCAGGGGAGACGAAAAAAATGATCGTCACACCAGAAGAAGTTGGACTCCCTGTTTATGGTCTAGAGGCGATCCGCGGCGGCGAAGCAAAAGAAAATGCCGAAATTTTAAAAAGCATTCTGGAAGGGGAAAAAGGAGCAAGACGCGATACCGTTCTCTTAAATGCCGGCATTGGCTTGTTCGCTAATGGCAAAGCAAAAACCATTCAAGAAGGAATCGAGCTAGCGAGAGAAAGCATTGATTCAGGTGCAGCCTTATCAAAATTACAGTATTTAATTGACTATTCAAAACAGCGGCAGAAAGTGAGGATCCCAGTATGAGTGCAACCATTTTAGATAAAATTCTGGCTAAGAAACAGGAGGAAGTCGAGCGATTGAAGCAGACTTTCCAGGTGAGTATACCAAAAGAGAAACAGGAAAAACGATCTTTATATACCCGTTTTTATGAATCTAAAAAAATGAACATTATTTCTGAGATTAAAAGGGCCTCCCCTTCTAAAGGAGATATTCATCCAGACGTTGATCCTGTTCGGCAGGCGAAAGAATATGAACAAGGCGGCGCTAATGCCATATCTGTTTTAACAGATGAACCTTTCTTTAAAGGCACGATGAGCGATTTGGAAGCGGTGCGACAGAACGTGACGGTTCCAGTATTATGCAAGGATTTTATGATTGATGCTATCCAGATTGACCGGGCAAAAGCAGCAGGTGCAGATATTATTTTACTGATCGCAGCCGCTCTCCAGCAAGAACAGCTGACAAGCCTCTACTCGTATGCTAAGGAGCAGGAGCTCGATGTGTTGCTTGAAGTTCACAATGAAGAAGAGATGGAGCGGGCTCTTCTCATTGATGCCGATGTCATTGGTATTAACAATCGTGATTTAAAAAGCTTCGTGGTCGATCTGGGAGTGACTGAGCGGCTATTGCAGTCTTATTGGCATCCTGAAAAGGTGTTTATTGCCGAAAGCGGCATCCGCACAGCTGCTGATGTAGAAAGAGTAAAAGCGGCGGGAGCCAAAGGCATTTTGGTCGGCGAAACCTTTATGAGAAGTGCAAATATCGGCCAAACATTCCGTGAATTGAAAATCAGCTTGTGAGGTGACGAGTATGAAAGTAAAAATATGCGGCGTCCAGGATGTGAAGACCGCTCTATACGCAAAGCAAATTGGAACAGATGCAATTGGCTTTGTGTTCGCAAAGAGCAAGCGCCAGCTGTCAGCTGAACAGGCGAAAGGCATTGCTGCTGGTCTGGGGAAAGGTCCGTTAAAAGTCGGGGTCTTCGTGAATGAGGAATTAGAGAAAATAGAATCCATTGCCGATCAGGCTTCACTCGATGTGATTCAGCTCCATGGTGATGAACCGCCTGAATTTGCGAAAAGTCTGCGATTACCGGTGATTAAAGCATTCAGCTTTGAAAAAGGGGCGAAACTTTCAGATATGCTGAGCTATCCAGCAGACTTTATTTTGCTTGATAGTCCGGCCGGCCCTTACCGGGGCGGCAACGGGACATCTTTTGACTGGACGCTTTTAGAAAAAGAATCTTTTGATCGTTCCCGTCTGATTTTAGCTGGGGGACTAAACACGGAAAATGTAGAAGAAGCGATTGGAACGGTCCGTCCGTTTGCCGTAGATGTCTCAAGTGGAGTGGAAACAGACGGAGTAAAGGACCGGGAAAAAATAAAACAGTTTATTCAAACAGTGAAGGGAGTAACGAAAGATGACTACATATGTACAACCAGATGAGCGAGGGCACTTCGGACCATTTGGCGGCCGTTATGTACCGGAAACATTAATGCAGGCGGTTCTTGAATTAGAGGAAGCTTATCAGGAAGCAATGCAAGATCCTGCATTTTTACAGGAGCTCAATGACTATTTAACAGATTACATTGGCCGGGAAAACCCGCTTTATTTTGCCCGGAATTTAACCGAAAAGCTGGGCGGGGCGAAAATTTATTTAAAACGAGAAGATTTAAATCATACCGGCGCCCACAAAATTAACAATACGATCGGGCAGGCGCTGTTAGCGGTGCGCATGGGGAAAAAGAAAGTCGTCGCAGAAACAGGTGCCGGTCAGCACGGCGTGGCAACAGCGACGGTGAGCGCATTGCTGAATTTAGAATGCGTCATTTTTATGGGAGAAGAAGATATTCGCCGTCAAAAGCTGAATGTATTCCGGATGGAGCTGTTAGGGGCGAAGGTGGTCAGTGTGACCCAGGGAAGCGGCACGTTGAAAGATGCGGTCAATGAAGCGTTGCGCTACTGGGTAGCTAATGTGGAGGACACTCACTATATTATGGGGTCTGTTCTTGGACCGCATCCGTTCCCGCAGATCGTTCGTGATTTTCAAAGTGTCATTGGCAAGGAAACGAAAGAGCAGATGTTGGAAAAAGAAGGAAAGCTTCCAGATGCAGTTGTGGCTTGTGTGGGCGGTGGCAGCAACGCAATGGGCATGTTTTATC is from Bacillus sp. PK3_68 and encodes:
- the thrB gene encoding homoserine kinase, with the protein product MSTPVTMKVPASTANLGPGFDSLGLALNLYLTLEITPASEWHFEHRSPMLAGLPNDKTHLVYQAAEKTANAYGGTLPPLHIVMDSEIPLARGLGSSAAAIAAGIELADRYADLQLSDQEKLKIGNQMEGHPDNIGASLFGGMVAGVSFGEEADIVQLPVPDVDVVVLIPSYEVKTSDARSVLPDSFTRQEAVEASAVANVLLAALSAGNYELAGKLMEKDQFHEPYRLQLIKELPEARKLAHEAGAYATVISGAGPTILTFAPKGTASDILSVFRDQFTDCEVKQLDFHTGQIQYT
- a CDS encoding ClpX C4-type zinc finger protein yields the protein MCTYDSIEKNSIAHTVNNTQPLDSCSFCLRSKEEEIRKLAMGPGVSICRECLGSD
- a CDS encoding YhdT family protein translates to MNKKVQGDSRFKIAKKEAWIGILLVVFNFIWWYGFAYGLGSGPAENYSFIFGLPAWFFFSCVVGLIVMIFLVAFTVKYFFKEVPFDEEGEKR
- the panF gene encoding sodium/pantothenate symporter, giving the protein MNMSVIWPLVVFLVLIFLVGIYASRHVQSSSSFIQEYFLGSRELGGFILAMTMAATYGSASSFLSGPGAAYNYGLSWVLLAMSQVATGYFVLMILGKKFAIMARRYQAVTLVDFLFARYKSQLVVILAALSIIIFLFSAMVAQWIGGARLVESLTGLSYTTALIIFAASVLIYVVIGGFRAVAITDMVQGLIMVAGTVILFVAALKAGGGMEKIMMTLGAENPNLLSPYGNDRSLTPLYVSSFWVLVGIGVVGLPQVAVRAMSYKDAKAMHRALIIGTIVVGVIMLGMHLIGVMARAIIPGVTIGDKVMPELAMTIMPDWLAGIVLAAPMAAIMSTVDSLLLLVSSAVVKDLYLHFINKEAEEKKVKKLSFIVTTIIGVVVFIVALQPPDLIIWLNLFSFGGLEAVFIWPVVLGLYWQRANGAGAASAMITGMVSYILFNTFYPNAFGMHTVVLPILLSLVTFIAVSLLSGRSNWKQA
- a CDS encoding EAL domain-containing protein, with the translated sequence MTVHVARQPIFNRKEQTVAYELLYRDSDGKHPGTSINGDEATIEVLANSLLNIGLDKLSRGKQVYINFTENLLLQHFPEILPAEKIVIELLEEIETTAGIKAACKELKAKGYTLALDDFLLRDENKELIQYANIIKVDFLDTAKAERDKMKRDMAGLPLIWLAEKVETREHLQEALDEGFDLFQGFFFAEPTIISAKSIPQFSGRYFVILHEVMSSEPNVYKIAKLIEADLSLSYKLLKLLNRTVFIQRKK
- the trpE gene encoding anthranilate synthase component I, whose translation is MKTTEKMNYKLREMEGDMLTPIMLYHQMQGEKKFLLESSYKHEQSGRYSFLGMNPAAEYKAVGQEIERINHRTGTSESSFGHSLHQLKEMLSNRGTAEQPFPFFGGGIGYIGYDVMFLDEHIGESLEDELEMPDVHFMFYDTIIIYDHLLQKVTLAAVDLFGDRSEKELEETLLNLENCVNGASQPKQTEVLDHLSFAGNVDKEQFSQLVETAKQHIIRGDIFQVVLSQRLKAAFEGNPFSLYRRLRTSNPSPYMFYIDFNEYTVLGASPESLIRINGREVTTNPIAGTRPRGVNEEEDTALERELLNDEKEIAEHRMLVDLSRNDLGRVCKIGSVHLSKYQKIEKYKHVMHIVSEVTGELKEEIHPLEALSACLPAGTVSGAPKIRAMQIINDLESTKRGLYAGAVGYISSNGDLDFALAIRTMIVKGNQAYVQAGAGIVYDSIPEKEYEETMHKAKALLEVK
- a CDS encoding bifunctional anthranilate synthase component II/anthranilate phosphoribosyltransferase; this encodes MILLIDNYDSFTYNLYQQIGSLGKNVRVIRNDEMTLAEIEALEPEAIVLSPGPGTPEEAGICIDVVRSFFHRIPILGICLGHQAIAAAFGAKIKPAKTIKHGKISLIKHNGKGMFQALAGPVPVMRYHSLSVDQESLPEKLEVLATSADDEEIMAIRHREYPVYGLQFHPESIGTKAGTDMIQQFFRQYRKEKNMKQYLLKLSDHQSLQETEMEAAIEEILQEDATDSEIAAFLVALKAKGETVEEIAALVNVLRQNALGIGKQLPGVMDNCGTGGDGSQSFNISTTSAFVLAGAGVKVAKHGNRSVSSKTGSADVLEHLGISLDYLEGETDELLEENGIAFLFAPHVHPRLKKIMKVRRDLKIPTVFNLIGPLTNPVHLDTQLLGIYRRDMLEMMANVLNRLGRKRAVVLNGAGFMDEASLAGENHLILLESGETKKMIVTPEEVGLPVYGLEAIRGGEAKENAEILKSILEGEKGARRDTVLLNAGIGLFANGKAKTIQEGIELARESIDSGAALSKLQYLIDYSKQRQKVRIPV
- the trpC gene encoding indole-3-glycerol phosphate synthase TrpC → MSATILDKILAKKQEEVERLKQTFQVSIPKEKQEKRSLYTRFYESKKMNIISEIKRASPSKGDIHPDVDPVRQAKEYEQGGANAISVLTDEPFFKGTMSDLEAVRQNVTVPVLCKDFMIDAIQIDRAKAAGADIILLIAAALQQEQLTSLYSYAKEQELDVLLEVHNEEEMERALLIDADVIGINNRDLKSFVVDLGVTERLLQSYWHPEKVFIAESGIRTAADVERVKAAGAKGILVGETFMRSANIGQTFRELKISL
- a CDS encoding phosphoribosylanthranilate isomerase translates to MKVKICGVQDVKTALYAKQIGTDAIGFVFAKSKRQLSAEQAKGIAAGLGKGPLKVGVFVNEELEKIESIADQASLDVIQLHGDEPPEFAKSLRLPVIKAFSFEKGAKLSDMLSYPADFILLDSPAGPYRGGNGTSFDWTLLEKESFDRSRLILAGGLNTENVEEAIGTVRPFAVDVSSGVETDGVKDREKIKQFIQTVKGVTKDDYICTTR
- the trpB gene encoding tryptophan synthase subunit beta yields the protein MTTYVQPDERGHFGPFGGRYVPETLMQAVLELEEAYQEAMQDPAFLQELNDYLTDYIGRENPLYFARNLTEKLGGAKIYLKREDLNHTGAHKINNTIGQALLAVRMGKKKVVAETGAGQHGVATATVSALLNLECVIFMGEEDIRRQKLNVFRMELLGAKVVSVTQGSGTLKDAVNEALRYWVANVEDTHYIMGSVLGPHPFPQIVRDFQSVIGKETKEQMLEKEGKLPDAVVACVGGGSNAMGMFYPFINDESVKMYGVEAAGNGVDTEEHAASLTKGKIGVLHGSKMYLLQDEAGQIQEAHSISAGLDYPGVGPEHSLLKEIGRVEYTSITDEEALEGFKLLTQTEGIIPALESSHAIAYAAKLAKKMEKDECIAVCLSGRGDKDVEAIQARLGGKEHE